AACAGAAAAGAGCATTCGGTGTGATCGACCCATATTCATCAGACACTCTCCATCAGACACTAAACTTCAACAGCTGGATGGAGATCCTCATAATGCTCGAGTCCTGGAGGAAGTCTACATCAGTCCTCCATCATTCTCAGACATTggttctgtctgtgtgtctgcagTGCTCATGTGTCCTCCCTCCTCCATAAGAGTTCTTCATCATGGAGTCCTTCACACTGGTGCTggaggtgatgatgatgatggaagtGCTGGTGATGGAGGTGCTGGTGGAGTCTCCTCTACACTGGTAACGCTGGTCTGTGTTTGAGCTTCTGCAGGTTCCTCTGGTTCCTCATATCCAGGCGGTTCTCTGTCGGGTGGAGGGTAGGGCGGAGGCGGGAGGTCAAACCACACGGGTCGACTGTAGAAAACAGAAGAGAGTATTGGATATCAAGCTTCGATTACGATTATCACGTCATTGATTGTGTTCAATTCGATATCGCCATGCATTGATCATTTCCATCCACAATGTTTCATTCTACTTCACAAGACTAGGATTGTATAGAAAGTTCTGTTGTGAAACTCTATGCAGTGCACGAATAAGCTTAATCGATAGAGTCAGCACAGcgctctgcatgtgtgtgtgttcctgtgaGCGTACCCAGAGTCCCGTACGGCCTGCGAGTATGACGGAGGCAGGTCTGCTGGAGCTCCAGGACAGCGGGACGGGTGGAGAAGGTGTCCTCGCTCCACTATCAGCAGCCGGGAGAGCAGCAGGGGTTGGTGGCAGGAGCCGCGGTACACCCTCTGGGGCAGCAGGACGCTGCGCTTCCTCTGATGGTGCAGCACCAGAGCCAACAGCGCCACCACCAGCACAAAGATGATGGCGCTGCCGATCACTGCGTATGTGATGCTGGGGTAATAGCGCAGACGATAGTCCAGAGTGCCCAACATGTGTTCCGGAGACTCTGGAGGAACAGCCCAAAACATGGAACATGTTCAGTTGCAGGATAACATACGAGTGAAGTAACTGAGGGCggtgcagtgggtaacacaattcacttgcagcaagaaggtcactggtttgagtctcggctgggtcagttggtgtttctgtgtagagtttgcatgttctccccgtgttggcgttggtttcctccgggtgctccggtttcccccacagtccaaacacatgcactataggggaactgatcaactacactggctgtagtgtatgagtgtgaatgagtgtgtatgggtgtttcccagtactgggttgcagatctgctgtgtaaaacatatgctggaatagttggcggttcattccactgtggcgacccctaatgaataaagggacgaagccgaaaggaaaacgaatgaatgaatgaactaactgAGGCTGCGTCTCCATATGCACACTAGCTCAGGAGTGCGTTCATCAGTAGGTGGTGTGGACATTAGTAAGGGCACTGATGAGCTTGATTCACTATACTGAGTGTAAGATGAACGTTCTCATACTCAAAACTGGAGTTTATAAGCATTCAGCAGAAGAtagttttcatattttaccatgtttttagaaGTACATTACAGCTAAATTATTGGATTGTTTCATAAACCAGAGTCTAAATTGGTCTGATATGGATATTTGTTGAGAAGTTTTGTTCCTAAACAGCAAACTCAGTGTTACACCCCTGCTCAGATTATGGTACACTCCAATCTCCTCATTCAATCTCTGGCCAATCAGGACTGCCTGAAGGGCTTTATTAACTGCACCTGTGCCCACAGTTAGCTATTTTCTGGCAGCACATGGCTGAACTGTGCAGAGGACTGAATTTGACCATGCGTATTTGACCATGTGAGTGGCTTTTGTTTAAGTGCTCATATGTTTCATGTTTACCGtattttctgtttagatatgtaCTTTGTTGGTAGACTGAATCATTGTATTTCTGTTATTTCCTTGCAGAAATCcttacacacactctcacacacacatgcatatacacacagacacacacaaacacacctttccTCCTGAGTACAAATCCTTGTGGACTTGTTAATAAGCACAACTAAATGGAGTGATTAGACTGGACCTCTGTTCTTAACGACAGCCCCACTGGCTTCAAGCTAGCTACCTATACAAGCTACCTCCTAACCTCCTTTTCAATATTTATAGTTCTAAAGTGGTTTTATTAAGAATCTGTTGGGGTATTTAGGGGTTCTGATGAGGTCTGATGAAATGTTGTATGGTTATATTATGTATCTAAGTTTTCTAATGAGTCTTTAGGGATTTGATCTGGTCTGATGAGGTCTTATGTGGGTTTtattcagtggcgtagcgcaaaatgcagcGCCCCCCCTGCACAGATTAGGCCCGGGATTAGAtgtgggcccgtccgctacgctaCTGGTTTTATTAGGATCTTAACATGTCCGATTAATAAACACTGGCATTCTGACAAGGTCTAAGTATGTATGATGATGTGTTATATTAGAGTATGGTGGGTTTTCTGAGTCTGAATTGGTCTGGTTGGATATATTTAGGGGTTCTGATATGGTCCAATGATGTCTCATGTGGTTTCATTAGGGTTTGAAGAGGTCTAGTGGAGTATTGGGTTCTGATATGGTCTTTTATGTTTGAGTGAGAGACTCGAGCGGTCTAATAGGGTGTTTTGATATTTACATGTTTCTAATGAGGTCTGGCGGGTATATGTCATCTTCATTGTTTGTGTGGGGCTGAGTGATGGACACACACCCACTGACTGTGTATTCGTTACTGACCACTGGAAGCTCAAAAGTGTTTAGAACCAAATAAGAACCCAAATTATCCTCATGTTTATGTTCAATTTTGCTCTAAATTACGCTGTTTCAGTTCTGTTTTCAAATATGAAGTATACAACAGGACTAACCTGAAGGGGTTAAAATAACTCAACTATCAGACAAGGCCTAAACAGAGCCAATCTTGAGTGCTCATGTGTCTCAGATGCTTTGACTGAAGGTGAGCTGTGTTCCGCTCAGCAGTGTGCGAGTCGTGCGTCTGTACCTGCGGTCGTGAGGCAGTTTTCCTCATCGCTGTTGTCTTGACAGTTGTCCTGACCGTTGCACAGAAAGCTGCGGTCCACACATCGGCCGTTGGCGCAGTGGAAGCGCAGCGATGAACACAGCAGCGGGTgtgcagctgacacacacacacacacagagagagatgaAGAAAACACCACACATAAGTGGAGCATTgatgcatgcacacactcactGCAGTTGTCCTCGTCGCTGCCGTCCGGACAGTCTCTGAAGCC
The DNA window shown above is from Danio rerio strain Tuebingen ecotype United States chromosome 25, GRCz12tu, whole genome shotgun sequence and carries:
- the ldlrad3 gene encoding low-density lipoprotein receptor class A domain-containing protein 3 precursor, which codes for MWIWYFLLGSGSVDCQVSPGGNSSWHCSAPGSFMCADGECVPAAGQCDGYPDCADRSDERGCLKLKSKCASTFFSCANGVHCIIGRFQCNGFRDCPDGSDEDNCTAHPLLCSSLRFHCANGRCVDRSFLCNGQDNCQDNSDEENCLTTAESPEHMLGTLDYRLRYYPSITYAVIGSAIIFVLVVALLALVLHHQRKRSVLLPQRVYRGSCHQPLLLSRLLIVERGHLLHPSRCPGAPADLPPSYSQAVRDSGRPVWFDLPPPPYPPPDREPPGYEEPEEPAEAQTQTSVTSVEETPPAPPSPALPSSSSPPAPV